The Paramisgurnus dabryanus chromosome 6, PD_genome_1.1, whole genome shotgun sequence genome has a window encoding:
- the fam110b gene encoding protein FAM110B: protein MPTETLQADSKPGGHGGAFASAVPLRILNKGPDYFRRQTEPNPKRLSAVERLEADKAKYVKSQEVINAKQEPIKPQVMAKPPVCPVPAKRSGSVGSGLKASNNNAKSDTCATTTKRENLNLEILKNILNSSSSSEGPAKGTSHKVGARSWAPHRSSEFSEPGCRSFGESLKVPSSAKGRHSPQGGNLNLSRRLLEERSFEADGERSSLHASHSSSDIRRMCNGKPLRAARSSSSSAPPLPPKPSAKALAACDNAPCSSERETLAGTATELELELGSSVARRPSLHRSKSDLSDRYARAGADVERFFNYCGLDPEELESVGVESFARANSDIVSLNFRSASMISSDCEQSRHSNDDLSDEEDDAGERVPYGISAVERNARVIKWLYSIKQARESQKVSHV from the coding sequence ATGCCCACCGAGACGCTGCAGGCAGATAGCAAGCCCGGCGGCCATGGTGGGGCCTTTGCCTCAGCCGTCCCGCTCCGCATCCTCAACAAGGGGCCCGACTACTTCCGGCGCCAGACCGAGCCTAACCCCAAGCGGCTGAGCGCGGTGGAGCGGCTAGAGGCTGATAAGGCCAAATACGTGAAGAGCCAGGAGGTCATCAACGCTAAGCAGGAACCCATCAAGCCACAGGTCATGGCCAAGCCCCCAGTCTGTCCGGTTCCTGCGAAGAGAAGTGGCAGTGTGGGATCTGGCCTGAAGGCCTCCAACAACAACGCCAAGTCAGACACCTGCGCTACCACCACCAAACGGGAGAATCTCAACCTGGAGATCTTAAAGAACATCTTAAACAGCTCCTCCTCATCCGAGGGGCCTGCCAAGGGGACGTCGCACAAAGTCGGGGCGCGGAGCTGGGCACCGCATCGCTCGTCTGAGTTTTCAGAACCCGGATGTCGTTCCTTTGGCGAGTCACTTAAGGTGCCGTCATCTGCAAAAGGCCGGCACAGTCCTCAGGGAGGCAACTTGAACCTGAGTCGCAGACTGTTGGAAGAGAGGTCGTTTGAGGCCGATGGCGAGCGGTCATCACTGCACGCCTCTCACAGCTCCTCGGACATTCGGCGCATGTGTAATGGCAAACCACTCAGAGCGGCTCGCAGCAGCAGCTCTTCTGCACCGCCACTCCCTCCCAAGCCCAGCGCCAAAGCATTGGCCGCTTGTGACAATGCCCCCTGCTCCTCTGAAAGAGAGACATTGGCTGGTACTGCCACGGAACTAGAGCTGGAGTTGGGAAGTTCGGTGGCACGCAGACCCTCTCTGCACCGGTCCAAGTCTGACCTGAGCGACCGCTATGCTCGGGCCGGTGCTGACGTAGAACGCTTCTTTAACTATTGTGGGCTGGATCCCGAGGAGCTGGAGAGTGTCGGTGTGGAGAGCTTCGCCCGTGCCAACTCCGACATCGTTTCGCTCAATTTCCGTAGTGCCAGCATGATCAGCTCGGACTGCGAGCAGTCACGGCACAGTAACGATGACCTGTCCGACGAGGAAGATGATGCTGGTGAGCGCGTTCCTTATGGAATTTCTGCTGTGGAACGAAATGCCAGAGTCATTAAGTGGCTATATAGCATCAAGCAGGCACGGGAGTCTCAAAAAGTCTCTCATGTTTAG